One region of Colius striatus isolate bColStr4 chromosome 26, bColStr4.1.hap1, whole genome shotgun sequence genomic DNA includes:
- the LOC104563355 gene encoding C-type lectin domain family 17, member A-like isoform X2 yields MPKGKGSSMSEGEAAAGAYERWDLVEGMESEKREQRKARKGVPSLLTLSPERAITLLYVLLALTFVLFMALTIVTLQRVSAMWEALEQARMRSENSHTTARHNLSEAQDTLDEQLSVELKVMRGRLQNVSQEVERVWWKVAECQRECGKELADRLRVLEERDVLEPVLQQLAEARQEQSRVAALLDKALQETHNLSEIFCTRCPSGWQQFDRTCYFFSSTTKPWLAAKEFCTNFSAHLAIVDSQQENKFLANHVMENQKFWLGLTDRYREGDWQWTDGRSLSLPFWNNGEPNNVGSHGEDCATIYSNGRWNDVPCFQAEPWICERSC; encoded by the exons ATGCCAAAGGGAAAAGGATCCAGCATGTCAGAAGGTGAAGCAGCCGCTGGTGCCTACGAGAGATGGGATTTGGTCGAGGGGATGGAATCGGAGAAGAGAGAGCAGAGGAAAGCACGTAAAGGAG TGCCATCCCTCCTGACCTTGTCTCCAGAAAGAGCCATCACGCTGCTGTACGTGCTTCTGGCCCTCACCTTCGTGCTCTTCATGGCTCTCACCATCGTGACTCTCCAGAGgg TATCTGCCATGTGGGAGGCATTGGAGCAAGCCCGGATGCGGAGTGAGAACAGCCACACGACAGCAAGGCACAACCTCTCAGAGGCCCAGGACACCCTCG ATGAACAGCTCTCTGTGGAGCTCAAGGTGATGCGCGGCCGTCTTCAGAACG TGTCCCAAGAAGTGGAGAGGGTGTGGTGGAAGGTGGCAGAGTGCCAGAGGGAGTGCGGGAAGGAGCTGGCGGATCGCCTCCGTGTCCTGG AGGAGAGGGACGTGCTGGAGccggtgctgcagcagctggcgGAGGcgaggcaggagcagagccgCGTCGCAGCCCTCCTTGACAAGGCGCTGCAGGAGACACACAACCTCTCAG AAATCTTCTGCACGAGGTGTCCCTCTGGCTGGCAGCAGTTCGACAGAACCTGCTATTTCTTCTCCTCCACCACCAAGCCCTGGCTGGCTGCTAAAGAATTCTGCACCAACTTCAGTGCCCATCTGGCCATTGTGGACTCTCAGCAGGAAAAT AAGTTCCTGGCAAATCATGTCATGGAGAATCAGAAGTTCTGGCTGGGCCTGACTGACAGGTACAGAGAAGGCGACTGGCAGTGGACGGACGGACGCTCCCTCTCTCTCCC gTTCTGGAACAACGGAGAACCCAACAACGTGGGCAGCCACGGGGAGGACTGTGCTACCATTTATTCCAACGGCCGCTGGAACGACGTGCCCTGTTTCCAGGCCGAGCCCTGGATCTGTGAGCGCAGCTGCTAA
- the LOC104563355 gene encoding C-type lectin domain family 17, member A-like isoform X1: protein MPKGKGSSMSEGEAAAGAYERWDLVEGMESEKREQRKARKGAVPSLLTLSPERAITLLYVLLALTFVLFMALTIVTLQRVSAMWEALEQARMRSENSHTTARHNLSEAQDTLDEQLSVELKVMRGRLQNVSQEVERVWWKVAECQRECGKELADRLRVLEERDVLEPVLQQLAEARQEQSRVAALLDKALQETHNLSEIFCTRCPSGWQQFDRTCYFFSSTTKPWLAAKEFCTNFSAHLAIVDSQQENKFLANHVMENQKFWLGLTDRYREGDWQWTDGRSLSLPFWNNGEPNNVGSHGEDCATIYSNGRWNDVPCFQAEPWICERSC from the exons ATGCCAAAGGGAAAAGGATCCAGCATGTCAGAAGGTGAAGCAGCCGCTGGTGCCTACGAGAGATGGGATTTGGTCGAGGGGATGGAATCGGAGAAGAGAGAGCAGAGGAAAGCACGTAAAGGAG CAGTGCCATCCCTCCTGACCTTGTCTCCAGAAAGAGCCATCACGCTGCTGTACGTGCTTCTGGCCCTCACCTTCGTGCTCTTCATGGCTCTCACCATCGTGACTCTCCAGAGgg TATCTGCCATGTGGGAGGCATTGGAGCAAGCCCGGATGCGGAGTGAGAACAGCCACACGACAGCAAGGCACAACCTCTCAGAGGCCCAGGACACCCTCG ATGAACAGCTCTCTGTGGAGCTCAAGGTGATGCGCGGCCGTCTTCAGAACG TGTCCCAAGAAGTGGAGAGGGTGTGGTGGAAGGTGGCAGAGTGCCAGAGGGAGTGCGGGAAGGAGCTGGCGGATCGCCTCCGTGTCCTGG AGGAGAGGGACGTGCTGGAGccggtgctgcagcagctggcgGAGGcgaggcaggagcagagccgCGTCGCAGCCCTCCTTGACAAGGCGCTGCAGGAGACACACAACCTCTCAG AAATCTTCTGCACGAGGTGTCCCTCTGGCTGGCAGCAGTTCGACAGAACCTGCTATTTCTTCTCCTCCACCACCAAGCCCTGGCTGGCTGCTAAAGAATTCTGCACCAACTTCAGTGCCCATCTGGCCATTGTGGACTCTCAGCAGGAAAAT AAGTTCCTGGCAAATCATGTCATGGAGAATCAGAAGTTCTGGCTGGGCCTGACTGACAGGTACAGAGAAGGCGACTGGCAGTGGACGGACGGACGCTCCCTCTCTCTCCC gTTCTGGAACAACGGAGAACCCAACAACGTGGGCAGCCACGGGGAGGACTGTGCTACCATTTATTCCAACGGCCGCTGGAACGACGTGCCCTGTTTCCAGGCCGAGCCCTGGATCTGTGAGCGCAGCTGCTAA
- the LOC104563356 gene encoding CD209 antigen-like protein C, whose amino-acid sequence MAQQETYGNWLGPYPAQPKRLVRQAGIYSVAGRMTPVGDFRPASSDSFEDDYDDVSLSELDCGHKPPPTSEDLQSQRSKGGTGVYILAGKPASPNPSQKGDPEPRGERGRSRRSASVAVLYVLVALSFIAWGLLFTLATMKQMEIMAELKLLRANDSENEGSVQQKLWETQREQMRMRSRMHQYYEELQDITALICRSDLDSKKCSAGWKIFEKSCYSFSTETTSWRDAKEICTDQGAHLVVINSDLEQNFLRENMNSSSTYWLGVTDEQEEGNWVWTNGEHSSISYWNTWKEKRDKDQKDCGSIGPDGIWNDDRCSHSHHWICERSWNC is encoded by the exons ATGGCCCAGCAGGAGACCTATGGCAACTGGCTGGGTCCCTACCCAGCACAACCCAAGCGGCTGGTGAGACAAGCAG gaaTTTACTCTGTCGCTGGGAGAATGACACCTGTGGGGGACTTCAGACCCG CATCCTCAGACAGCTTTGAGGATGATTATGACGATGTCTCCCTGTCAGAGTTGGATTGTGGCCACAAGCCACCACCAACCAGTGAAGATCTACAGAGCCAGAGGAGCAAAGGAGGCACAG GGGTTTACATCCTGGCAGGAAAACCAGCATCTCCAAATCCTTCCCAAAAAG GTGACCCAGAGCCCAGAGGCGAGCGGGGACGGAGCCGCAGGTCGGCGTCAGTGGCCGTCCTCTACGTGCTGGTTGCGCTGAGCTTCATTGCGTGGGGGCTGCTCTTCACACTGGCCACGATGAAGC agatgGAAATCATGGCGGAGTTAAAGCTCTTGAGGGCAAACGACTCGGAGAATGAAGGCAGCG TGCAGCAGAAACTGTGGGAGACGCAGCGGGAGCAGATGCGGATGCGCAGCAGGATGCACCAGTACTACgaggagctgcaggacatcacag CACTGATCTGCAGATCTGACCTGGACAGCAAGAagtgctcagctggctggaagaTCTTTGAGAAAAGCTGCTACTCCTTCTCGACAGAGACCACAAGCTGGCGGGACGCGAAGGAGATCTGCACCGACCAGGGCGCTCACCTGGTCGTCATCAACTCAGACCTGGAGCAG AACTTCCTGCGGGAGAAcatgaacagcagcagcacgtACTGGCTGGGAGTGACGGATGAGCAGGAGGAGGGCAACTGGGTCTGGACCAACGGGGAACACAGCAGTATCAG CTACTGGAACACctggaaggagaaaagggacAAGGACCAGAAGGACTGCGGCAGCATCGGCCCCGACGGCATCTGGAACGACGACAGATGTTCCCACTCCCACCACTGGATCTGTGAAAGGTCCTGGAATTGCTGA